The Saccharomyces cerevisiae S288C chromosome VII, complete sequence genome includes a region encoding these proteins:
- the UBR1 gene encoding E3 ubiquitin-protein ligase UBR1 (E3 Ub-ligase (N-recognin); recognizes and ubiquitinates N-end rule pathway substrates in complex with Rad6p; Roq1p-bound form accelerates degradation of misfolded and native ER membrane and cytosolic proteins as part of the stress-induced homeostatically regulated protein degradation (SHRED) pathway; role in ER-associated protein degradation; modifies Cup9p to regulate peptide transport; mutation in human UBR1 causes Johansson-Blizzard Syndrome (JBS)) — protein MSVADDDLGSLQGHIRRTLRSIHNLPYFRYTRGPTERADMSRALKEFIYRYLYFVISNSGENLPTLFNAHPKQKLSNPELTVFPDSLEDAVDIDKITSQQTIPFYKIDESRIGDVHKHTGRNCGRKFKIGEPLYRCHECGCDDTCVLCIHCFNPKDHVNHHVCTDICTEFTSGICDCGDEEAWNSPLHCKAEEQENDISEDPATNADIKEEDVWNDSVNIALVELVLAEVFDYFIDVFNQNIEPLPTIQKDITIKLREMTQQGKMYERAQFLNDLKYENDYMFDGTTTAKTSPSNSPEASPSLAKIDPENYTVIIYNDEYHNYSQATTALRQGVPDNVHIDLLTSRIDGEGRAMLKCSQDLSSVLGGFFAVQTNGLSATLTSWSEYLHQETCKYIILWITHCLNIPNSSFQTTFRNMMGKTLCSEYLNATECRDMTPVVEKYFSNKFDKNDPYRYIDLSILADGNQIPLGHHKILPESSTHSLSPLINDVETPTSRTYSNTRLQHILYFDNRYWKRLRKDIQNVIIPTLASSNLYKPIFCQQVVEIFNHITRSVAYMDREPQLTAIRECVVQLFTCPTNAKNIFENQSFLDIVWSIIDIFKEFCKVEGGVLIWQRVQKSNLTKSYSISFKQGLYTVETLLSKVHDPNIPLRPKEIISLLTLCKLFNGAWKIKRKEGEHVLHEDQNFISYLEYTTSIYSIIQTAEKVSEKSKDSIDSKLFLNAIRIISSFLGNRSLTYKLIYDSHEVIKFSVSHERVAFMNPLQTMLSFLIEKVSLKDAYEALEDCSDFLKISDFSLRSVVLCSQIDVGFWVRNGMSVLHQASYYKNNPELGSYSRDIHLNQLAILWERDDIPRIIYNILDRWELLDWFTGEVDYQHTVYEDKISFIIQQFIAFIYQILTERQYFKTFSSLKDRRMDQIKNSIIYNLYMKPLSYSKLLRSVPDYLTEDTTEFDEALEEVSVFVEPKGLADNGVFKLKASLYAKVDPLKLLNLENEFESSATIIKSHLAKDKDEIAKVVLIPQVSIKQLDKDALNLGAFTRNTVFAKVVYKLLQVCLDMEDSTFLNELLHLVHGIFRDDELINGKDSIPEAYLSKPICNLLLSIANAKSDVFSESIVRKADYLLEKMIMKKPNELFESLIASFGNQYVNDYKDKKLRQGVNLQETEKERKRRLAKKHQARLLAKFNNQQTKFMKEHESEFDEQDNDVDMVGEKVYESEDFTCALCQDSSSTDFFVIPAYHDHSPIFRPGNIFNPNEFMPMWDGFYNDDEKQAYIDDDVLEALKENGSCGSRKVFVSCNHHIHHNCFKRYVQKKRFSSNAFICPLCQTFSNCTLPLCQTSKANTGLSLDMFLESELSLDTLSRLFKPFTEENYRTINSIFSLMISQCQGFDKAVRKRANFSHKDVSLILSVHWANTISMLEIASRLEKPYSISFFRSREQKYKTLKNILVCIMLFTFVIGKPSMEFEPYPQQPDTVWNQNQLFQYIVRSALFSPVSLRQTVTEALTTFSRQFLRDFLQGLSDAEQVTKLYAKASKIGDVLKVSEQMLFALRTISDVRMEGLDSESIIYDLAYTFLLKSLLPTIRRCLVFIKVLHELVKDSENETLVINGHEVEEELEFEDTAEFVNKALKMITEKESLVDLLTTQESIVSHPYLENIPYEYCGIIKLIDLSKYLNTYVTQSKEIKLREERSQHMKNADNRLDFKICLTCGVKVHLRADRHEMTKHLNKNCFKPFGAFLMPNSSEVCLHLTQPPSNIFISAPYLNSHGEVGRNAMRRGDLTTLNLKRYEHLNRLWINNEIPGYISRVMGDEFRVTILSNGFLFAFNREPRPRRIPPTDEDDEDMEEGEDGFFTEGNDEMDVDDETGQAANLFGVGAEGIAGGGVRDFFQFFENFRNTLQPQGNGDDDAPQNPPPILQFLGPQFDGATIIRNTNPRNLDEDDSDDNDDSDEREIW, from the coding sequence ATGTCCGTTGCTGATGATGATTTAGGATCTTTACAAGGTCACATTAGGAGAACACTGAGGTCTATTCATAACCTCCCCTATTTTAGGTATACGAGAGGTCCTACTGAAAGGGCTGACATGAGCAGAGCCCTTAAAGAGTTCATTTACAGATATCTATACTTTGTCATTTCTAACAGCGGAGAGAACTTACCTACTTTATTCAATGCTCAtccaaaacaaaaattatcTAACCCAGAGCTTACTGTTTTTCCTGACAGTTTAGAAGATGCTGTGGATATTGATAAGATAACATCTCAACAAACTATTCCGTTTTATAAGATAGATGAATCCAGAATAGGAGACGTCCATAAACATACCGGAAGAAATTGTGGGAggaaattcaaaataggGGAACCCTTGTATAGGTGTCATGAGTGTGGTTGCGATGATACTTGTGTGCTTTGTATTCATTGTTTTAATCCAAAAGATCATGTGAATCATCATGTTTGTACCGATATATGTACTGAATTCACTAGTGGAATTTGTGACTGTGGAGATGAAGAAGCTTGGAATTCTCCACTTCATTGCAAAGctgaagaacaagaaaacgATATATCGGAAGATCCCGCCACAAATGCCGAcataaaggaagaagatgtATGGAATGATTCAGTGAATATAGCATTAGTGGAGTTGGTTCTTGCAGAAGTGTTTGACTATTTTATCGATGTTTTTAACCAGAATATCGAACCTCTACCCACAATACAGAAAGATATCACTATCAAATTAAGAGAGATGACACAACAGGGAAAAATGTATGAAAGAGCGCAGTTTTTAAACGatttaaaatatgaaaacgATTATATGTTTGACggaacaacaacagcaaagACGAGCCCCTCTAATAGCCCTGAGGCATCTCCATCGCTTGCGAAAATCGATCCCGAAAATTACACggtaataatatataacGATGAATATCATAACTATTCGCAGGCTACGACTGCCTTGAGACAGGGGGTTCCAGATAACGTACACATTGATCTATTAACATCCAGGATTGACGGAGAAGGTCGAGCAATGTTGAAATGTTCACAAGATTTATCATCTGTCTTAGGTGGTTTTTTTGCTGTTCAAACGAATGGATTAAGTGCCACTTTAACATCGTGGTCagaatatcttcatcaagaaACATGCAAGTATATCATCCTTTGGATTACACACTGTTTAAACATACCAAACTCCTCCTTCCAAACCACTTTTAGGAACATGATGGGTAAAACCCTGTGTTCAGAATACTTAAATGCAACAGAATGTCGTGATATGACACCGGTGGTGGAGAAATATTTCAGCAACAAGTTCGATAAGAATGATCCCTACAGATACATCGATTTATCTATCCTTGCAGATGGCAATCAAATTCCTTTGGGTCATCACAAAATTCTACCCGAATCAAGCACCCATTCACTTTCACCATTGATAAATGATGTAGAAACTCCAACATCAAGAACATATTCTAATACAAGATTACAAcatattctttattttgaTAACAGATATTGGAAAAGACTGAGAAAAGATATTCAGAATGTGATCATTCCAACGTTGGCCTCTTCAAATTTATACAAGCCCATTTTCTGTCAACAGGTAGTCGAAATATTCAACCACATCACAAGATCTGTGGCATATATGGATAGAGAACCTCAGCTAACAGCTATAAGAGAGTGTGTCGTACAGTTATTTACATGCCCTACGAATgccaaaaatattttcgAAAACCAAAGTTTTTTGGATATTGTGTGGTCAATTATAGACATTTTTAAGGAGTTTTGTAAGGTGGAAGGTGGTGTATTGATCTGGCAGAGAGTTCAAAAAAGCAATTTAACAAAGAGTTACAGTATATCATTCAAGCAAGGGTTGTATACAGTTGAAACTTTATTGAGTAAGGTACATGATCCTAATATTCCATTGAGACCTAAGGAAATAATATCTCTATTAACTCTTTGCAAGCTCTTCAATGGAGCGTGGAAGATAAAGCGTAAAGAAGGTGAACATGTTCTTCACGAAgatcaaaatttcatctcCTATTTAGAATATACCACCTCCATTTACAGTATTATTCAAACAGCGGAAAAAGTTAGcgaaaaatcaaaagattCCATTGAttcaaagctttttttaaatgCAATAAGAATTATCAGTTCATTTCTAGGCAATAGATCACTAACATACAAGTTAATATATGATTCTCATGAAGTCATTAAGTTTAGCGTAAGCCACGAAAGAGTTGCATTTATGAATCCTTTACAAACAATGCTTTCATTCCTTATCGAAAAAGTGTCTTTAAAGGATGCATACGAAGCGTTAGAAGACTGTTCAGattttctgaaaatatCGGATTTCTCTTTGAGATCAGTTGTATTGTGCTCTCAAATTGACGTCGGGTTTTGGGTAAGAAATGGTATGTCTGTGTTACATCAAGCATCGTATTATAAAAACAATCCCGAATTAGGTTCCTATTCCAGAGATATACATTTGAATCAGTTAGCTATCCTTTGGGAACGTGATGACATTCCGAGAATAATATACAATATTCTTGATAGATGGGAATTACTAGACTGGTTTACAGGTGAAGTTGACTATCAACACACTGTCTATGAGGATAAAATTTCATTCATCATTCAACAATTCATTGCCtttatttatcaaatattgACCGAAAGACaatattttaaaactttCTCTTCTCTAAAGGATAGAAGAATGGatcaaatcaaaaattcaatCATTTATAACCTTTACATGAAACCCCTTTCGTATTCAAAGCTACTAAGATCAGTTCCTGACTACCTAACTGAAGATACTACCGAGTTTGACGAAGCACTTGAAGAAGTCTCTGTTTTCGTTGAGCCTAAGGGCTTGGCCGACAATGGTGTTTTTAAATTAAAAGCAAGCTTGTATGCAAAGGTTGATCCGTTAAAGTTGCTGAATTTGGAAAACGAATTCGAAAGTAGTGCAACTATTATTAAATCACATTTGGCTAAGGATAAGGATGAAATAGCAAAAGTTGTACTAATACCCCAAGTCTCAATAAAACAGTTAGATAAAGACGCTCTCAATCTGGGTGCTTTTACAAGGAATACGGTATTTGCCAAAGTGGTCTATAAACTACTCCAGGTATGTCTGGATATGGAGGATAGCACTTTCCTGAATGAGCTACTACATTTAGTTCATGGTATATTCAGGGATGATGAATTGATAAATGGTAAGGACTCTATACCAGAAGCTTATTTGTCAAAGCCTATATGTAATTTACTCTTGAGCATAGCCAATGCTAAATCAGACGTATTTTCCGAGAGTATTGTCCGTAAAGCCGACTATTTGTTAGAgaagatgataatgaaaaaaccAAATGAACTTTTTGAGTCATTAATTGCCAGTTTTGGCAACCAATACGTTAATGATTATAAGGATAAGAAACTACGCCAAGGAGTTAACTTACAAGAGACAGAGAAGGaacgaaaaagaagattggCCAAGAAACATCAAGCAAGGCTTCTAGCCAAGTTTAACAATCAACAAACGAAATTCATGAAAGAACATGAGTCTGAATTTGATGAGCAGGATAACGATGTTGACATGGTCGGTGAAAAAGTATATGAATCGGAGGATTTTACCTGCGCACTATGTCAAGATTCCAGTTCGACCGATTTTTTTGTGATACCTGCGTACCATGATCATTCCCCGATATTTAGACCtggtaatatttttaaCCCAAATGAATTTATGCCCATGTGGGATGGTTTCTACaacgatgatgaaaaacAAGCTTATATTGACGATGATGTTTTAGAGGCTTTGAAGGAAAACGGTAGTTGTGGATCTAGGAAAGTATTTGTATCCTGTAATCATCACATTCATCATAACTGCTTCAAGAGGTAcgttcaaaaaaagagattttCATCAAACGCGTTTATATGTCCTTTATGCCAAACATTTTCGAATTGTACTTTACCTCTTTGTCAAACCTCAAAGGCAAATACTGGTTTGTCGCTAGATATGTTTTTGGAATCAGAACTTTCTTTGGATACATTGTCAAGGCTCTTCAAACCTTTTACTGAGGAAAATTATCGTACAATAAACTCTATATTTTCGTTGATGATATCTCAGTGTCAAGGTTTTGATAAAGCGGTAAGAAAGCGGGCCAACTTTTCGCATAAGGACGTTTCTTTAATATTAAGTGTGCACTGGGCAAATACCATTTCAATGTTAGAAATTGCTTCTAGGTTAGAAAAGCCATACagtatttcatttttcagaaGCAGGGAACAGAAATacaaaactttaaaaaatatattagTCTGCATTATGCTGTTCACCTTTGTCATAGGCAAGCCAAGTATGGAGTTTGAACCGTACCCGCAGCAGCCCGATACTGTTTGGAACCAAAATCAACTCTTCCAATATATTGTTCGAAGCGCTTTATTTTCTCCAGTTTCACTTCGTCAGACTGTTACAGAGGCGTTAACAACGTTCTCTAGACAGTTTCTAAGAGATTTTCTTCAGGGTCTTTCTGATGCAGAACAGGTTACCAAATTGTATGCTAAAGCGTCCAAAATTGGGGATGTTCTTAAAGTAAGTGAGCAGATGCTCTTCGCCCTAAGGACCATATCTGATGTACGAATGGAGGGATTGGACTCCGAAAGTATTATTTATGATCTAGCTTATACCTTCCTGTTGAAGAGTCTTCTTCCTACGATAAGAAGGTGCTTAGTCTTTATCAAAGTGCTACACGAATTAGTGAAAGATTCTGAAAATGAAACGCTGGTCATCAACGGTCATGAggttgaagaagaactgGAATTCGAAGATACCGCCGAGTTTGTCAATAAGgcattgaaaatgattaCTGAAAAAGAATCCTTAGTCGATCTTTTGACAACGCAGGAGTCCATTGTATCGCATCCATATTTGGAGAACATCCCATATGAATATTGTGGGATTATAAAACTGATagatttatcaaaatatttgaataCTTACGTTACCCAATCTAAGGAAATCAAGCTACGTGAAGAGCGTTCTCAGCATATGAAGAATGCGGATAATCGAttagatttcaaaatatgtTTGACATGTGGTGTCAAAGTGCATTTAAGAGCGGACCGCCATGAAATGACCAAGcatttgaataaaaattgttttaAACCATTTGGCGCCTTCCTGATGCCCAATTCAAGTGAAGTTTGTCTCCATTTGACACAGCCTCCttctaatatttttatatctGCACCATATCTAAATTCGCATGGTGAAGTTGGTAGAAATGCCATGAGAAGAGGTGATTTAACCACcttgaatttgaaaagatatGAGCACTTAAACAGATTATGGATTAACAATGAAATTCCAGGTTATATTAGTAGAGTAATGGGTGACGAATTTCGAGTGACTATACTTTCCAATGGTTTCTTGTTTGCATTTAATAGAGAACCAAGGCCAAGAAGAATACCTCCAacagatgaagatgatgaagatatggAAGAGGGAGAAGACGGGTTTTTTACGGAGGGAAATGACGAAATGGATGTTGATGATGAAACTGGACAGGCCGCCAACTTATTTGGGGTTGGCGCAGAAGGTATTGCTGGTGGCGGAGTACGtgattttttccaattcttcgAAAACTTTAGGAACACTCTACAACCGCAGGGAAATGGCGATGATGATGCACCTCAGAATCCCCCACCAATATTGCAGTTCTTAGGACCTCAATTTGATGGAGCTACTATCATAAGAAATACAAATCCAAGAAACCTCGATGAGGATGACTctgatgataatgatgactCTGATGAGCGAGAGATTTGGTAG
- the TYS1 gene encoding tyrosine--tRNA ligase TYS1 (Cytoplasmic tyrosyl-tRNA synthetase; required for cytoplasmic protein synthesis; interacts with positions 34 and 35 of the tRNATyr anticodon; mutations in human ortholog YARS are associated with Charcot-Marie-Tooth (CMT) neuropathies; human ortholog YARS functionally complements the heat sensitivity of a ts allele; protein abundance increases in response to DNA replication stress) — MSSAATVDPNEAFGLITKNLQEVLNPQIIKDVLEVQKRHLKLYWGTAPTGRPHCGYFVPMTKLADFLKAGCEVTVLLADLHAFLDNMKAPLEVVNYRAKYYELTIKAILRSINVPIEKLKFVVGSSYQLTPDYTMDIFRLSNIVSQNDAKRAGADVVKQVANPLLSGLIYPLMQALDEQFLDVDCQFGGVDQRKIFVLAEENLPSLGYKKRAHLMNPMVPGLAQGGKMSASDPNSKIDLLEEPKQVKKKINSAFCSPGNVEENGLLSFVQYVIAPIQELKFGTNHFEFFIDRPEKFGGPITYKSFEEMKLAFKEEKLSPPDLKIGVADAINELLEPIRQEFANNKEFQEASEKGYPVATPQKSKKAKKPKNKGTKYPGATKTNEIATKLEETKL; from the coding sequence ATGTCCTCTGCTGCCACGGTTGACCCTAATGAGGCGTTCGGTCTCATTACCAAGAACTTGCAAGAAGTCTTGAACCCACAAATCATCAAAGATGTTCTCGAAGTACAAAAGAgacatttgaaattataCTGGGGTACCGCGCCCACTGGAAGACCTCATTGTGGTTATTTTGTTCCTATGACCAAGCTTGCTGATTTCTTGAAAGCAGGTTGTGAAGTGACTGTTCTTTTAGCAGACTTGCACGCCTTTTTGGACAACATGAAGGCGCCATTGGAAGTGGTGAACTATAGGGCCAAATACTATGAATTGACCATCAAAGCTATCTTGAGAAGCATCAATGTTCCAATTGAAAAGCtaaaatttgttgttgGCTCTTCTTACCAGCTAACTCCAGACTATACCATGGATATCTTTAGATTATCCAACATTGTTTCACAAAACGATGCTAAAAGGGCAGGCGCTGATGTTGTCAAGCAAGTCGCCAATCCATTATTGAGTGGGCTTATCTATCCTTTAATGCAAGCGTTGGACGAACAATTCTTAGATGTTGATTGCCAATTTGGTGGTGTCGACcagagaaaaatttttgtcttAGCGGAAGAAAATTTACCAAGTTTGGGCTACAAGAAAAGAGCACATTTAATGAACCCTATGGTTCCAGGTTTGGCTCAAGGTGGTAAAATGTCTGCCTCTGATCCGAATTCAAAAATCGACCTTTTGGAAGAACCAAAGCAagttaagaaaaagatcaaTAGTGCATTTTGTAGCCCCGGTAACGTCGAAGAGAATGGTTTACTGTCATTTGTCCAATATGTCATTGCACCAATCCAAGAATTGAAGTTTGGTACAAATCACTTCGAATTCTTCATTGATAGACCAGAAAAGTTCGGTGGTCCAATTACCTACAAATCCTTCgaagaaatgaaattggcttttaaagaagaaaaattgtcCCCACCTGATCTAAAAATTGGTGTTGCTGACGCTATCAACGAGCTATTGGAGCCAATCAGACAAGAATTTGCCAACAACAAGGAATTTCAAGAGGCCTCCGAAAAGGGTTATCCAGTTGCCACACCACAAAAGTCGAAAAAGGCTAAGAAACCAAAGAATAAGGGTACTAAGTACCCAGGCGCTACTAAGACCAACGAGATTGCCACGAAACTAGAGGAAACCAAATTGTAA
- the TFG1 gene encoding transcription factor IIF subunit TFG1 (TFIIF (Transcription Factor II) largest subunit; involved in both transcription initiation and elongation of RNA polymerase II; homologous to human RAP74) → MSRRNPPGSRNGGGPTNASPFIKRDRMRRNFLRMRMGQNGSNSSSPGVPNGDNSRGSLVKKDDPEYAEEREKMLLQIGVEADAGRSNVKVKDEDPNEYNEFPLRAIPKEDLENMRTHLLKFQSKKKINPVTDFHLPVRLHRKDTRNLQFQLTRAEIVQRQKEISEYKKKAEQERSTPNSGGMNKSGTVSLNNTVKDGSQTPTVDSVTKDNTANGVNSSIPTVTGSSVPPASPTTVSAVESNGLSNGSTSAANGLDGNASTANLANGRPLVTKLEDAGPAEDPTKVGMVKYDGKEVTNEPEFEEGTMDPLADVAPDGGGRAKRGNLRRKTRQLKVLDENAKKLRFEEFYPWVMEDFDGYNTWVGSYEAGNSDSYVLLSVEDDGSFTMIPADKVYKFTARNKYATLTIDEAEKRMDKKSGEVPRWLMKHLDNIGTTTTRYDRTRRKLKAVADQQAMDEDDRDDNSEVELDYDEEFADDEEAPIIDGNEQENKESEQRIKKEMLQANAMGLRDEEAPSENEEDELFGEKKIDEDGERIKKALQKTELAALYSSDENEINPYLSESDIENKENESPVKKEEDSDTLSKSKRSSPKKQQKKATNAHVHKEPTLRVKSIKNCVIILKGDKKILKSFPEGEWNPQTTKAVDSSNNASNTVPSPIKQEEGLNSTVAEREETPAPTITEKDIIEAIGDGKVNIKEFGKFIRRKYPGAENKKLMFAIVKKLCRKVGNDHMELKKE, encoded by the coding sequence ATGTCCAGACGCAATCCACCAGGCAGTAGAAACGGGGGAGGTCCGACGAATGCCTCTCCCTTCATTAAAAGAGACAGaatgagaagaaatttcCTGAGGATGAGAATGGGTCAAAACGGCAGCAATTCTAGTTCCCCAGGCGTACCAAATGGAGACAACAGCAGGGGATCTCTTGTCAAAAAGGATGATCCTGAGTATGCTGAAGAGAGAGAGAAAATGCTTTTGCAAATCGGTGTCGAGGCCGATGCTGGCAGGAGCAATGTTAAAGTAAAGGACGAAGATCCTAATGAATATAATGAATTTCCCTTAAGAGCTATTCCAAAGGAGGATTTAGAAAACATGAGGACACATCTTTTGAAGTTTCagagtaaaaaaaagataaacCCTGTAACAGACTTCCATCTTCCCGTAAGACTGCATAGGAAGGATACGAGAAACTTGCAGTTTCAGCTAACAAGAGCAGAAATTGTTCAAAggcaaaaagaaatttctgagtataaaaaaaaagcagagCAAGAAAGAAGTACTCCTAACTCGGGTGGTATGAATAAATCAGGAACGGTCTCGCTCAATAATACTGTTAAAGATGGGTCTCAGACACCTACTGTTGATTCAGTTACTAAAGACAACACGGCCAACGGTGTGAACTCCTCCATTCCTACTGTAACTGGCTCTTCTGTCCCTCCTGCTAGTCCTACTACTGTATCCGCCGTTGAAAGTAATGGACTGTCAAATGGTTCAACTAGTGCAGCTAACGGTTTGGATGGCAATGCATCTACAGCGAATCTAGCTAACGGAAGGCCGTTAGTGACAAAACTAGAGGATGCAGGCCCAGCTGAAGACCCTACTAAAGTTGGAATGGTCAAGTACGACGGAAAAGAAGTGACTAACGAACcggaatttgaagaaggaaCTATGGATCCACTAGCAGATGTGGCACCAGATGGAGGCGGTAGGGCCAAACGAGGAAATTTGAGAAGGAAAACTCGTCAATTAAAAGTTCTTGATGAGAACGCCAAAAAGCTGAGATTTGAGGAATTTTATCCATGGGTTATGGAAGATTTTGATGGGTACAATACATGGGTGGGTTCTTATGAAGCAGGTAACTCAGATTCTTATGTCTTGTTAAGTGTAGAAGATGATGGAAGTTTTACCATGATTCCTGCTGATAAGGTTTATAAGTTTACCGcaagaaataaatatgCTACTTTGACCATTGACGAAgcagaaaaaagaatggacaAAAAAAGTGGTGAAGTGCCACGTTGGTTGATGAAGCATTTGGATAATATAGGTACAACTACAACTAGATATGacagaacaagaagaaagcTTAAAGCCGTCGCTGATCAACAAGCTatggatgaagatgatcGTGATGACAATTCAGAAGTAGAGTTAGATTATGATGAAGAGTTTGCCGATGATGAGGAGGCACCTATTATAGATGGTaatgaacaagaaaataaagaatcaGAACAAAGAATCAAGAAGGAGATGCTGCAAGCTAATGCGATGGGGCTTCGTGATGAAGAAGCTCCTTCCGAaaacgaagaagatgagTTATTTGGGGAAAAGAAGATTGATGAGGATGGTGAAAGAATTAAGAAGGCATTACAAAAGACAGAACTTGCAGCACTATACTCATCGGATGAAAATGAGATCAACCCATACTTATCTGAATCCgatattgaaaacaaaGAGAATGAATCGCCCgttaaaaaggaagaagattCGGACACTCTATCCAAATCCAAGAGATCTTCTCCAAAGAAACAGCAAAAGAAAGCTACAAATGCGCATGTGCATAAAGAGCCAACTTTGAGGGTGAAAAGTATTAAAAACTGTGTCATTATCTTGAAGGGGGATAAGAAAATACTGAAAAGCTTCCCAGAGGGAGAATGGAATCCACAGACGACAAAAGCTGTAGATAGTAGTAATAATGCATCGAATACAGTGCCTTCGCCAATCAAACAAGAGGAAGGCTTGAATTCTACAGTGGCAGAAAGGGAAGAAACTCCAGCGCCTACAATAACAGAAAAAGATATCATCGAGGCTATTGGTGATGGCAAAGTCAATATCAAAGAGTTTGGAAAGttcatcagaagaaaatatcctGGCGCAGAGAATAAAAAGCTAATGTTTGCcattgtaaaaaaattgtgtCGAAAGGTTGGCAATGACCACATGGAATTAAAGAAAGAGTAG